The Paenibacillus polymyxa M1 DNA segment ATTTGCGTGCCGCTACGTTGGAGGAGCAAGAAGCCCAGATTCAGGCTTACACTACTGAAGATATGGCTAAGGGATTCAGCTTGTCAGAAGATCCGCTGATGCGAGTGACTGTCTTGCAAAAAGAACAAAGCCACCTTGTATTGTGGAGCTTCCATCATATTGTCATGGACGGCTGGTGCATCCCGATTATTACACAGGAGCTGTTCGATTATTATTCTGCCCTGCGTCAGCAAGTACAGCCTGTACTGCCGCCGGCTCAGCCCTACAGCCGTTATATTGAATGGCTTGATGCACAGGACGATCAAGAGGCTTCAACATATTGGAGTCAATATCTCGAAGACTATGACGGCAATACGGTATTGCCAGAAGCTAAAACGAAATCTCAAGCTAAAGAAGAGGGCTACGTTCTGAATGAGCATGTTCTCCATTTGGGTACAGCCTTGACCCGCAAAATGGACGTTGTCGCGAAGCGCAATCATGTGACGGTCAACACACTCATGCAGACAGCCTGGGGACTGATTCTCCAGCGTTACAATGCCAGCTCGGATGTAGTTTTCGGCGGTGTTGTATCGGGTAGACCTGCTGAGATTGCAGGGATCGAGAATATGGTGGGTCTGTTTATTAATACAGTACCTATCCGTGTACAGTCATCCAAAGACGAGGCCTTCGTCGAGGTGATGAAACGTACACAGGCACATTCGTTGGCTGGTCGTGCCTACGACACTTATCCGCTGTATGAGATTCAGGGGAAAACAACTCAAAAGCAAGACCTGATTTCTCATATTATGATCTTTGAAAATTATCCGCTCGACGAACAGGTAGAACAGTCGGGTAACCACACAGAGGACAATCTCGAAGTCGCCAACTTCGCCATGTTTGAGCAAACCAACTATGACTTTAACCTGGTTGTCATTCCAGGCGAGGACATTAAGGTCTGCATTCGCTACAATGCTTCGGTCTACGAGCAAGAAAGTATTGCGCGAATCGGAGGACATTTGTTGCAAATGCTCGATCAGGTAGCTACTCGTCCGCAAGCAACGATACAGGAGCTGGAGATTGTAACAACAGAGGAACGGACGAACCTGCTAGACTGGGGTGGCAAGGCTCATGTCTATCCAAGTGATCAGGGTCTGCACACCTTGTTTGAAGAACAGGTTGCCCGTACGCCGGATAAGATCGCGGCAATAAGCGGTGACATCCAGATCACGTATCGGGAGCTGAACGAGTGGGCAAACAGACTGGCTTCGACCTTGATAGCCCAAGGACTGCGGAGCGAACAAGTAGTGGGTCTATTGGCGGATCGATCAGTGGAACTGCTGGTTGCCATTATGGGCGTGCTCAAAGCGGGCGGAGCCTATGTACCGATTGATCCTGAATATCCGCAGGAGCGGATACAGTATATTCTGAAGGACTCTGGCGCTGAGATTCTGCTCACACAGAGCCACCTGACGAAGCTAGCGTCCTTTGAGGGAATGGTTATGGAATTGGATTCTCCGCACATCTACGGAACTGGAGTGAATAATCCTAATATTCCTGTGAGAGGAAACGATTTGGTGTATTTAATCTATACTTCGGGTACAACAGGAAATCCGAAGGGAACCATGATTAACCATAAAGGAATCGTGAACTACATCTGGTGGGCCAATAAAGTCTATTGTGCAGGGCAACCAACGGACTTCCCGCTGTATTCATCCATTTCGTTTGACTTGACGATGACATCAATGTTTACTCCGTTAATAAACGGAGGAATAGTACGGATTTATGATGGTATAGATAAAGCGGAGGTTGTTCAGCATATTTTGCGCGAAAATGCGGTCGATATTCTCAAGCTGACGCCGACACATCTCAGTCTCATAAAAGACATGACCATTCCAGCGGAAAGTCGCATTCAGCAGCTCATTGTGGGTGGAGAGAATCTGACCACGCATTTGTCAAAAACGATTACCGACCTCTTTGGTGGCAACATCAAGATTTACAATGAATACGGTCCAACCGAAACCGTCGTCGGCTGCATGATTCACCTGTACGATCCTGCGAAGGATACACGGGAATCCGTACCGATTGGATTGCCGTCCGATAACATATACATTCATATCTTGGATGAACAGCTTCGTCTCGTACCGTTAGGTGTGGAGGGCGAAATGTACATCGCCGGGGACGGAGTAGCCCGTGGATACCTGAACCGTCCGGATCTTACCGCCGAAAAATTCATTAGGAATCCGTTCGCCGCGGAAGGAAATATGTATCGGACCGGAGATTTAGCTCGTCGCCTTCCTAATGGAGACATTGAGTACATTGGGCGTATTGACCATCAAGTCAAAATCCGGGGCTATCGTATTGAGCTTGGTGAGATTGAGGCCAAGTTGCTGGATATGCCACTTGTTGAGGAAGCTCTCGTTGTTGCGTGGGCAGATGCCAATGGACAGAAGTCTCTATGTGCTTACTTTGTAGCGGATCGGGAAATGTCTGTCAGCGAGCTGAGAAATGAACTGTCTGCTGAACTGCCTGCATATATGATTCCGTCTTACTTTGTCCAAATGGACGTAATGCCTTTGACACCGAATGGCAAGCTGGATCGCAAGGCACTGCCTGAACCAAACGTGGGTGTGAAGGCAGGAGCCGCCTTTGCTGCTCCTCGGACGGATGTGGAGAACATTTTGGCTTCGATTTGGCAAGGTGTGCTCGGCGTGCCGCTTGTTGGTATACATGATAATTTCTTCGAACTTGGAGGCGACTCGATCAAATCGATTCAGGTTTCATCAAGACTTCTCCATGCAGGCTACAAGCTGGAAATGAAGGACTTGTTCAGCTATCCAACAATTGCTGAACTGGCTCAGCGCGTTAGCGCAGTCAGCCGAATTGCGGATCAGAGCGAGGTACACGGAACAGTAAAACTGGGACCTGCCCAGCGCAGATTTCTCGAAGAGCAGTCAACGGATCTTCATCACTTTAATCAGTCGGTTATGCTGTACCGACGTGAAGGCTTTAATACCGATGCGCTCGCCAAGGTTATTCAAAAAATTGCAGAGCACCATGATGCGCTGCGACTGGTGTTCCGCCAAGGAGAGCACGGAGTAGAAGCCTGGAACCGTAGCTTGGGAGAAGGTGAACTGTACAGCCTCCAAATCCACGATTTGCGGGATGAAAAGGATCCGGCTTTGGCAATAGAAGCAGGTGCAGAAGCCATTCAGCGCAGCATCTCTCTGGAGGATGGACCTCTCTTTAGACTAGGTCTGTTCCGCTGTACGGAAGGCGAACATTTGTTGATCATTATTCATCACTTGGCTGTGGATGGCGTATCCTGGCGTATTCTCTTTGAGGACCTACAGGAAGGCTACGAGCAGGCAGCACGTGGAGAAGCGGTCAAACTTCCACAGAAGACGGATTCGTACCGTGCATGGGTTGATGGAATCACGCAATACGCCAACAGCCCGGCGGCTGAACAAGAACGCAGCTTTTGGGCAGAGGTGGAAGGAGAGGGATTTGCCCTTCTTCCAAAAGACAAGGTGGACGGCGCTCTTCTTATAAAAGACAGCGAGGCTGTTACGGTAACATGGTCGGCAGAAGAGACAGAGCAGTTCTTGAAAGAGGCGAATCGCACTTACAATACGGAAGTTAACGATCTGCTCTTGACGGCCCTCGGTATGGCAGTTCAAGAGTGGACAGGGATCGAACGTGTAGGCATCCTGCTGGAAGGACATGGACGGGAGCCTGTAGTACCAGAATTGGATATCACTCGCACGATAGGCTGGTTTACAAGTCAGTATCCTGTCGCCCTTGAGATGGGAGGCGAAATGGAGATCGGCGCCAGAATCAAGCGTATTAAGGAAGATCTGCGTCGTATCCCGAACAAAGGTGTAGGATATGGTATTTTGAAATATTTGAGCGACGTATCGGATGGCTCCTCCTTCTCGGCAGAACCGGAGATTACCTTCAACTACCTGGGGCAGTTTGATCAGGATCTTGCAGAGGGAACGATGGAGGTATCACCTTACTCGGCAGGATCTGAGGTCAGTGAGCAGATGGTGCAGCATCAGGCATTGAACATCAATGGGCTGATTACCGAAGGACAGCTTCAGCTTTCGGTCAGCTATAACCATCAGCAGTTCCATGCAGATTCGGTAGAGAATTTTGTCGGTATCCTGAAGGAGCGTCTCAGTGAAGTTATTGGGCACTGTGTGCGCAAGGAAAGAACCGAACTTACACCAAGCGATGTACTCCTCAAAGATATCAGCTTGGAGGAAATCGAGGAGCTGGAAGAGCAGACACGGCACATCGGTAGCATTGAAAATATGTATAAACTGACACCAATGCAAAAGGGAATGTTGTTCCACAGCTTGCTGGAGCCTCATTCAGAGGTCTACTTTGAGCAGGCCACATTTGAAATTCAGGGAGTGTTCTATCCTGAGGATTTCAAACGCAGCTTACAGCATCTGATGAAACGGCATGCCATATTGAGAACGAATTTCCATGCCGGATGGGGCGATTTCCCCATACAGATTGTGTTCAAAGAAAGAGCATGCGATTTCGTATACGAGGATTTGCATGAGCTGGAATCCAGTGAAATAGAAGCGCGTCTTGTAGCTTACATTGCCCAAGACAAAGCAAGAGGCTTTGATCTTGCGAACGAAGCCTTGCTGCGTGTTGCTATTCTACGTACTGCAAAAGAGCATTACCATCTGTTGTGGAGCTCTCATCACATCATTTTGGATGGCTGGTGTATGCCGCTTGTACTTCAGGAAGTGTTTGAAACATACGGAGCTCTACGTGAGCAAAAGGAACCTGAGCTTCCTGCAGCAGCATCGTACAGCCAGTACATTCAATGGTTGGAGAAACAAGGCGAGGAAGAGGCATCCTCTTACTGGAGAGGATATCTGGAAGGCTACGAGCAGCAGACGAAGCTGCCACAGGCTTTTACACAGCCATCGGCCAAAGCAGAAGCCTACTTGTCAGAGAAGCTGGTATTCACGTTGGATGCGGAATTGACCGAGCGCCTGGAACAAGTGGCCAAGCAGCACCAGGTGACGATGAACACACTGATGCAAGCAGCCTGGGGAATCGTGTTGCAACGCTATAATAGAAGCCAGGATGTCGTCTTCGGAAGTGTGGTATCGGGCAGACCTGCCGAGATTCCGGGTATCGAAAGCATGATCGGTCTCTTCATTAATACAGTTCCAGTTCGAGTTCAAGCCGAAGGAAGCGAATCGTTCTCGCATGTAATGAAGAGACAGCAGGAATTATATTTGGCAGGACATGCTTATGATTCCTATCCGCTCTATGAGATTCAGGCACAGAGTGAGCAAAAGCAAGATTTAATTTCTCATATTATGGTATTTGAAAATTACCCGGTAGAAGAGCACCTGGAAGAGAAAATTGCCAATGATGAGGCTGAATACAAAATTACGGATGTTCAGATGTTTGAACAGACGAATTATGATTTTAACCTCATTGTGCTGCCGGGACGTAGTCTAGAGTTCTTGTATCGTTATAATGCTCGTGTCTATGACCGGGAGAGCGTGGAACGGATTCAAGGACACTTGACGAAAATTCTGACAAGCGTATCTGTACAACCTGCTATCCGTATTGATGAGCTGGAGCTGATTACGCCAGAAGAGAAATCACAAATTATAGAGGTATGGGGAGACACAGCAGCTCCTTATCCGCGTGAGAAGACCCTTCACGGTATATTTGAGGAAAAAGCTGCGCTCACACCGGATCATACAGCACTTATTTTCGGCGAAACGGAGCTTACCTACGGAGAACTTCATCAGCAGGCCAACCGCCTTGCACGTACGCTGCGTGCGCAAGGGGTCAGACCGGATCAGCCAGTCGGCATCATGGTCGAGCGTTCGCTTGAGATGATCATTGGCATCCATGCCATTCTAAAAGCGGGCGGCGCCTATGTACCGATTGATCCGGAGTTTCCGGAAGACCGTATCCGCCACATGCTGGAGGATTCGGGAGCGAAGCTTCTGCTGACGAAGAGTCATCTCATAGATCGTTTCCCATTCACTGGCACGATCCTGGCACTGGATGATCCGCAGGCGTATCATGCGGATGACTCCAATCTGGAGCCAATTGCAGGGCCAGAGCATCTGGCGTATATCATTTACACGTCGGGTTCAACCGGCAAGCCGAAAGGTGTAATGATTGAGCATCGCTCCGCCGTCCATACACTGAGCCAGTTGGAAGCTGAATATCCGATGTTGGCAGGTGATCGATTCCTGCTCAAAACGACATTCACCTTTGACTTCTCCGTGCCAGAGCTGTTCTGCTGGTTCTTTGGACAGGGGACGCTTGTGATCCTGCCGCAGGGCGTGGACAAAGACCCGGTGGCACTGCTGGAAGCTGTGGATACAAACCGAATCACGCATCTTAATTTGGTACCTTCGATGCTCAGCGTGCTCGTTCAATATTTGAAAGAAAGCAGTACCCAAGGATTCCCTACTCTGAAATATCTGTTTGCCTGCGGCGAGACGCTGCCTGCCAAACTTGTGGAAGAGTACTATAAAGTATCTCCTTATGCAGTACTGGAGAACATCTACGGTCCTACGGAAGCGGCTGTATATGCGACTCGATATACAACGAGTCCTGAGACCGCAGCTCTAACGCATGTGCCTATCGGCAAACCGTACGCTAACGTCCAAGTATGGATGATGGATAGCGCTGCTCAGTTATCACCAGTAGGTGTGCCGGGGGAACTCTGCATTGCAGGTGAAGGGGTAGCGAGAGGGTACTTCAACCAGCCGGACCTGACGGCAGAGAAGTTCATTCCTCATCCATACAAGCCAGGAGAACGGATTTACCGAACAGGCGATTTGGCCCGGTGGTTGCCAGACGGGAATATTGAGTATTTAGGGCGGATCGATCACCAGGTAAAAATCCGCGGTTACCGCATTGAGCTGGGAGAAGTGGAAGCACAAATCCTGAAGGTGCCGTCGGTGCAGGAAGCGGTTGTTCTAGCACTGGCTGACTCCAGCGGAAGTACTCAGCTTTGCGCATACTTTGTGGCCGAGGAAGGGCTCGCAGCGGGCGTCCTACGCGAGGCACTGGCCAGCGAGCTGCCAAGCTACATGATTCCATCTGCTTTCATACAGCTGGGACAAATGCCACTGAATCCGAATGGCAAATTGGATCGCAAAGCGCTACCAGCACCGGAAACCCTTCTGCGGAGTACGGCGGAGTATATCGCGCCGCGTACGCAGACAGAAGTAGAGCTCGCTCAGATTTGGTCCGAGGTGCTCGGTGTACAGGAAATCGGAATCAGGGATCATTTCTTCGAGCTTGGGGGCCATTCCCTGAAAGTATTGGGCTTGATTCAAAGGATCTCGTCCAGTATGGGCGTCCATCTCCCGCTCCAGGCCGTGTTTAATCTGCCGACAGTGGAAGAAATGGCACATGAAATTTTCAAGCTGCAGGCAACAGCTGCTGCGGATGAACAAGAAATGGAGATTATCCGCTTCCCAGGGAAAGGAACACTTAAAGTATTTTGCTTCCCTCCACGGGTAGGCCACTCTTTGGGGTACTATGAGATGGCCAAGGAGCTGGAAGGGCTTTGCGAGGTGTACGGGATGGAATTTATCGGCGATCGGTACCAGGGTCAGGATATGCTGGATCGATACATCGATGCCATCGTGGATATTCAAGCAGAGGGTCCATATGTATTCCTGGGATACTCACTTGGAGGAAATCTGGCCTTCGAGGTAGCTAAAGCCATGGAAATGCGAGGGTACCATGTTGGCGACATTATTATGGTAGATGCTATGAGAAAGATGTCCAAGGATGAATCGACACCAGAGGAGCTTGAAGAGATTGTCGAGACAGTGTTGGACAGCATTAGAGAGCAGTACAAAGCATTCCTCGCAGATCCAGCGGACAGGGAGCGAGTCATGGAAAAAATGCTAGTTTACTCCACCTACCGCGATGAACTTATTAACGCAGGTGAAGTTCATGCAAATATCCATGCTCTGATTGCAGAGGATGATAGTATTGGGCCGGATACATCATTAGATAAATTGTTATGGCAACAGGCAACACTTGGCCAATACAAAGAATACGAAGTCATCGGAACGCATGATGTGCTGCTTGATTCCGGTTTTGTCGGGGAAAATGCTAAAGTACTGAGACAAATACTTGGTAAAATTGCAGAAGCCTCATCTAAAAACAAGCCTATTTTGTCCTAAGATCAAACAACGAGAGTAGTAGTGAGCAGCAAAGACGCCCGGGTTCCTTTATGTAGGAGGGACCCGGGCGTCTTTTTTATTTTATGAAATCCTCAATATGCAGAGAGTAGTGCCTCTAATGATCAGTGTTTGTTTTAGCAACGGTTGACCGAGAATAATGGATATTGGAGATGAGCTCACGGATGACTTGAATGACAAGCTCTGGTTGATCATGAATAATCATATGCTCGCTCTTCTTGGCAACAATAAATTTACTATTGGTAGAGATATTGAGCATCTCGCGTTGCCCAATTTGCCAGCTTTGTTCGATCTGATCATTTCCACGCTTGCTAATACCAAACTGAGTCAAATCTTGCTGAATGCCTCGGGCTATCACACGCACAGGGAGGTTACCCAAATGCTGGCCGCGTATGGCATCTTCGGTAGTGCTCGCCAGATCACCCTCCTCGGCAACAGAGCGGAAGTACTTAGGGGAAGCAACAATATTCACAAAAGATTTTCTATCTCGATACTCCACCCGTCCGTTTAGCATAAAATTGGGAAACAGACGGAAAGCCCCTGCTTTTTCTAGGAGAATGGATATGAGTGGCGAGGGATTGCCCTTAGGTCGTTCTTTGGCATAGATCTTATTGGTCCGGCGAGCATCATTCTCAGGCCTAGCATCCACTAGAACCAGTCCTGCTACTTCGTTTCTGTATGTTTGTGCATAAAGCCTTGAGTACATCCCCCCGAGAGAATGACCTACAAAGATATAAGGAGGTTGGATGTCTGCATTCTTTAGAGCAGTATGAAGCTCCCGAACGATGTTTTCACCGGTGCGTGGTGTATTTGCCTCCTCGCTCCATGCATAGCCTGCCCGATCATAAGATACAACGGTGGCGAAGGATGACAGCTTCTCGGGAATATCCCTCCAGGACAGGCTACTTTCCCCGCTTCCTGATTCAAGCACGATCGTCGGAGAGCCAGCACCTATTTTATGAATATGGAGACGATAGCCTCCGGCGTCGACCATTCTCCCCAGAGGAGGATATTGCGACTTATCGTGTTTGGATGCAATCGACTCATACACAAATCCAGAGATAACGACAAGCAGTAAGCAAGAGATAACTCCAAATACGACTCTCGTCCAGGTTCGCCTTCGTTGTTTCATTTAAAATCTACTCCTCTATAATGTCATTATTTAATTAATCATCATCTATTTCATATGAAGTAAAAAGTCTTTGGTGTGATTTGGGCTTGATGAACATTTCATACTTAACCATTAAATTGGAGTTCCGTAATATCCACCTATTTACTATTAAAGACAGGGGGGAATGGCGCGGGCGTGCCTTATTATTTATACCCATCCTTTCTTTGTCAAATCATCAATATTAAAGAAAAAAGAATATACAATTAAGAACCATTTGAACAAAAGCCCAGGGTCTAGTTACAATCATAAACGTTGTAAAACAACTTAATAAAAAACCTTGCATTTAAAAATCCAGAATGATATACTCTAATTCCGGCCAAGAAGATATAGTGGTTGCGAGCGAGAGATACAAGAAAAGATTTTAAAAAAATGCTTGCAAAGTTGGTTCGGAAGTGATATGATATAAGAGTTGATGAGGCGATGAGCTGATTCAAAAAAAGAAGTGTTTGATCTTTGAAAACTGAACAACGAGTGAGTAAATGATTTTGTTCGCAAAATCAACAATGAGATATTTTATCTCGTCAGTTTCAAAATGAGCTAATCGCTCTTTCTATAACCAGCTTCGGTTGGTCTTTAATGGAGAGTTTGATCCTGGCTCAGGACGAACGCTGGCGGCGTGCCTAATACATGCAAGTCGAGCGGGGTTGTTTAGAAGCTTGCTTCTAAACAACCTAGCGGCGGACGGGTGAGTAACACGTAGGCAACCTGCCCACAAGACAGGGATAACTACCGGAAACGGTAGCTAATACCCGATACATCCTTTTCCTGCATGGGAGAAGGAGGAAAGACGGAGAAATCTGTCACTTGTGGATGGGCCTGCGGCGCATTAGCTAGTTGGTGGGGTAAAGGCCTACCAAGGCGACGATGCGTAGCCGACCTGAGAGGGTGATCGGCCACACTGGGACTGAGACACGGCCCAGACTCCTACGGGAGGCAGCAGTAGGGAATCTTCCGCAATGGGCGAAAGCCTGACGGAGCAACGCCGCGTGAGTGATGAAGGTTTTCGGATCGTAAAGCTCTGTTGCCAGGGAAGAACGTCTTGTAGAGTAACTGCTACAAGAGTGACGGTACCTGAGAAGAAAGCCCCGGCTAACTACGTGCCAGCAGCCGCGGTAATACGTAGGGGGCAAGCGTTGTCCGGAATTATTGGGCGTAAAGCGCGCGCAGGCGGCTCTTTAAGTCTGGTGTTTAATCCCGAGGCTCAACTTCGGGTCGCACTGGAAACTGGAGAGCTTGAGTGCAGAAGAGGAGAGTGGAATTCCACGTGTAGCGGTGAAATGCGTAGAGATGTGGAGGAACACCAGTGGCGAAGGCGACTCTCTGGGCTGTAACTGACGCTGAGGCGCGAAAGCGTGGGGAGCAAACAGGATTAGATACCCTGGTAGTCCACGCCGTAAACGATGAATGCTAGGTGTTAGGGGTTTCGATACCCTTGGTGCCGAAGTTAACACATTAAGCATTCCGCCTGGGGAGTACGGTCGCAAGACTGAAACTCAAAGGAATTGACGGGGACCCGCACAAGCAGTGGAGTATGTGGTTTAATTCGAAGCAACGCGAAGAACCTTACCAGGTCTTGACATCCCTCTGACCGGTCTAGAGATAGACCTTTCCTTCGGGACAGAGGAGACAGGTGGTGCATGGTTGTCGTCAGCTCGTGTCGTGAGATGTTGGGTTAAGTCCCGCAACGAGCGCAACCCTTATGCTTAGTTGCCAGCAGGTCAAGCTGGGCACTCTAAGCAGACTGCCGGTGACAAACCGGAGGAAGGTGGGGATGACGTCAAATCATCATGCCCCTTATGACCTGGGCTACACACGTACTACAATGGCCGGTACAACGGGAAGCGAAGCCGCGAGGTGGAGCCAATCCTAGA contains these protein-coding regions:
- a CDS encoding alpha/beta hydrolase, whose protein sequence is MKQRRRTWTRVVFGVISCLLLVVISGFVYESIASKHDKSQYPPLGRMVDAGGYRLHIHKIGAGSPTIVLESGSGESSLSWRDIPEKLSSFATVVSYDRAGYAWSEEANTPRTGENIVRELHTALKNADIQPPYIFVGHSLGGMYSRLYAQTYRNEVAGLVLVDARPENDARRTNKIYAKERPKGNPSPLISILLEKAGAFRLFPNFMLNGRVEYRDRKSFVNIVASPKYFRSVAEEGDLASTTEDAIRGQHLGNLPVRVIARGIQQDLTQFGISKRGNDQIEQSWQIGQREMLNISTNSKFIVAKKSEHMIIHDQPELVIQVIRELISNIHYSRSTVAKTNTDH